The following are encoded together in the Mesoterricola sediminis genome:
- the zapA gene encoding cell division protein ZapA: protein MTAPQEVQLEVLGRTLRLQSTADPGDLDRAKSILEDTFRDMERAYELRWGVPPTALDTSTWLLMGALNLAHRSARLEQDQSRQTQDLELTLSKLLDDVPDEENPEDGPLFQGRTEGTDI, encoded by the coding sequence ATGACGGCACCCCAGGAGGTCCAGCTGGAGGTCCTGGGCCGGACCCTCCGCCTCCAGTCCACCGCCGACCCCGGCGACCTGGACCGGGCCAAGTCGATCCTGGAAGACACCTTCCGCGACATGGAGCGGGCCTATGAGCTAAGATGGGGGGTGCCCCCCACGGCCCTGGACACGTCCACCTGGCTGTTGATGGGGGCCCTGAACCTGGCGCACCGTTCGGCGCGTTTGGAGCAGGACCAAAGTCGGCAGACACAGGACCTGGAACTCACCCTCAGCAAGCTTCTGGATGATGTTCCGGACGAGGAGAACCCCGAGGACGGCCCCCTCTTCCAGGGCCGGACCGAAGGGACTGACATCTGA
- the zapB gene encoding cell division protein ZapB translates to MDVLKQLETKLQALVQQRNLYRDELAALKADMGTSDEELRTLRRRVEDLQAEQATWQKERDGIRKQVETILQMVEGLE, encoded by the coding sequence ATGGATGTGCTGAAACAACTCGAGACCAAGCTTCAAGCCCTGGTGCAGCAACGCAACCTGTACCGGGACGAGCTGGCGGCCCTGAAGGCCGACATGGGCACGAGCGATGAGGAACTGAGGACCCTGCGCCGCCGCGTGGAAGACCTGCAGGCCGAACAGGCGACTTGGCAAAAGGAGCGGGACGGCATCCGCAAGCAGGTGGAAACCATCCTGCAGATGGTCGAGGGTCTGGAATGA
- a CDS encoding phenylalanine--tRNA ligase subunit beta translates to MLIELGALKRELPALEGRPVQDVCELLAGLGFPVDGVEERDGSCILEVDITANRGDAQSHRGMARDLAARLGAPLVPVDAAPLVEGEPLLPIRLEAGAAGPLYATAVLELGRPQGTPADVKAFLAAMGAGAKDLPAVDASNELLHRYGHPSHAFDADRIQGHLCVRWAREGETLVTLDGVERKLTPRDLLVADAAGPVALAGVMGGDGTKVTPETKRVLLESAWFDPRTVRAMAHRHGLHTDAGARFGRGADPAMARVARDLLAHRLVAWAGARLVGAWTVGEGPAPKAPIVLPAAMVTRVAGHPVDPEQAAGFLRALGCTVESLADGWRVIPPTWRHDLAIPEDLAEEVLRLVGYESIPAILPPLDSSPAPLDPGYLKRRKLAARLASLGFQQTVTLGFQDPKEAEDGHPMGDDPARRTLGNPLGEDYSLMRGTLLRSLDSVARLNLERGAREVRFFEIAPVFRATPAGLTETWTLGLVWGGEMGGEDPLTPPRKLGGPEGRSHLLGVLKALGVPEAALAGFDRWALTGWEAGSEVGLGWHVELPLSDLPDAGERVIAKFKPFSRFPVVQRDLSLLVGLDQAYAALHGALAAALADTPLLDLRCVDVFRHKSLPQGRQAWLVRLRFQAMDRTLTGEEVDGWVQAALAAARGLGAELRA, encoded by the coding sequence ATGCTCATCGAACTCGGCGCACTCAAGCGGGAACTCCCCGCGCTGGAGGGCAGGCCCGTCCAGGACGTCTGCGAGCTGCTCGCGGGGCTCGGCTTCCCCGTGGACGGGGTCGAAGAGCGCGACGGCTCCTGCATCCTCGAAGTGGACATCACCGCCAACCGCGGCGACGCCCAGTCCCACCGGGGCATGGCCCGGGACCTGGCCGCCAGGCTCGGCGCGCCCCTCGTGCCGGTGGACGCGGCCCCCCTCGTCGAGGGCGAGCCCCTGCTGCCCATCCGCCTGGAGGCGGGCGCGGCGGGTCCCCTCTACGCCACCGCCGTGCTGGAGCTGGGCCGCCCCCAGGGCACCCCCGCCGACGTGAAGGCCTTCCTCGCCGCCATGGGCGCCGGGGCCAAGGACCTGCCCGCCGTGGACGCCTCCAACGAGCTGCTGCACCGCTACGGGCATCCCTCCCACGCCTTCGACGCGGACCGCATCCAGGGGCACCTCTGCGTGCGCTGGGCCCGGGAGGGCGAGACCCTCGTGACCCTGGACGGCGTCGAGCGCAAGCTGACCCCCAGGGACCTCCTCGTCGCCGACGCGGCGGGCCCCGTGGCCCTGGCCGGCGTCATGGGCGGCGACGGCACCAAGGTGACCCCGGAGACGAAGCGCGTCCTCCTGGAAAGCGCCTGGTTCGATCCGCGCACGGTGCGGGCCATGGCCCACCGCCACGGCCTCCACACCGACGCCGGCGCCCGCTTCGGCCGCGGCGCGGACCCCGCCATGGCGCGGGTGGCCCGCGACCTGCTCGCCCATCGTCTGGTTGCCTGGGCTGGCGCCCGCCTTGTGGGCGCCTGGACCGTGGGCGAGGGGCCGGCCCCCAAGGCGCCCATCGTCCTGCCCGCCGCCATGGTGACCCGGGTCGCCGGCCATCCGGTGGATCCGGAGCAGGCCGCCGGCTTCCTCCGGGCCCTGGGTTGCACGGTGGAGTCCCTGGCCGATGGGTGGCGGGTGATCCCCCCCACCTGGCGCCACGACCTCGCCATTCCCGAGGACCTGGCCGAGGAGGTGCTGCGCCTGGTCGGCTATGAAAGCATTCCCGCCATCCTGCCGCCCCTGGACAGCTCCCCCGCGCCCCTGGACCCGGGCTACCTCAAGCGCCGGAAGCTCGCCGCGCGCCTCGCCAGCCTGGGCTTCCAGCAGACCGTGACCCTGGGCTTCCAGGATCCCAAGGAGGCGGAGGACGGGCACCCCATGGGGGACGACCCGGCCCGGCGCACCCTGGGCAACCCCCTGGGCGAGGATTATTCACTCATGCGCGGCACCCTCCTGCGCAGCCTGGACAGCGTCGCCCGCCTGAACCTGGAGCGGGGGGCCCGGGAGGTGCGGTTCTTCGAGATCGCCCCCGTGTTCCGGGCCACGCCCGCCGGCCTGACCGAGACCTGGACCCTGGGCCTCGTGTGGGGCGGGGAGATGGGCGGCGAGGATCCCCTGACCCCCCCGCGGAAGCTGGGCGGGCCCGAGGGCCGGAGCCACCTGCTGGGCGTGCTCAAGGCCCTCGGCGTGCCGGAGGCGGCCCTGGCCGGCTTCGACCGCTGGGCGCTCACCGGCTGGGAGGCCGGCTCCGAAGTCGGCCTGGGCTGGCACGTGGAGCTCCCCCTGTCCGACCTGCCGGACGCGGGCGAGCGCGTGATCGCCAAGTTCAAGCCCTTCAGCCGGTTCCCTGTCGTCCAGCGGGACCTCAGCCTCCTGGTGGGCCTGGACCAGGCCTACGCGGCCCTGCACGGGGCCCTGGCCGCCGCCCTGGCGGACACCCCCCTCCTGGACCTGCGCTGCGTGGACGTGTTCCGCCACAAGAGCCTGCCCCAGGGCCGGCAGGCCTGGCTGGTGCGCCTCCGCTTCCAGGCCATGGACCGGACCCTCACCGGCGAGGAGGTGGACGGATGGGTCCAGGCGGCCCTGGCCGCGGCCCGGGGCCTCGGCGCCGAGCTGAGGGCCTGA
- the pheS gene encoding phenylalanine--tRNA ligase subunit alpha: protein METTLLPPEIEEARQAFPEALAACADLDALLRLKGAYVGREGSHAARLMELLKAAPKEQKRELGAAANALKTQWEEGLRTRQAELEEARKRAAALASGWDPTLPPPVPAQGALHPLNRLMDRLVDVFRPLGYHVEEGPEAETEEHNFDGLNIPEDHPARGSADTFYFRQGGGLLLRTHTSPVQVRVLKRIGAKGPDGLSELERSGGIRFLAPGRVYRKDEIDPTHSPMFHQVEGMLVGKGIGMHHLKGTLSYAMKALFGPGADVRFRPSYFPFVEPGAEMDVRCPLCGGSGCRVCKGSGWVELLGAGLIHPNVLAYAGIDPAVWSGFAFGMGVERTAMMVSQTPDLRLFFENDQRFLNSMGGLD, encoded by the coding sequence ATGGAAACCACCCTCCTGCCACCCGAGATCGAGGAAGCCCGACAGGCCTTCCCGGAGGCCCTGGCCGCCTGCGCCGACCTGGACGCCCTGCTGCGCCTGAAGGGGGCCTACGTGGGCCGCGAAGGCAGCCACGCCGCGCGGCTCATGGAACTGCTGAAGGCCGCCCCCAAGGAGCAGAAGCGCGAACTGGGCGCCGCGGCCAATGCCCTGAAGACCCAGTGGGAGGAGGGCCTCCGCACCCGCCAGGCCGAGCTGGAGGAGGCCCGCAAGCGCGCCGCGGCCCTGGCCAGCGGCTGGGATCCGACCCTGCCGCCGCCCGTGCCCGCCCAGGGCGCCCTGCACCCCCTGAACCGCCTCATGGACCGCCTCGTGGACGTCTTCCGCCCCCTGGGCTACCACGTGGAGGAGGGGCCCGAGGCGGAGACCGAGGAGCACAACTTCGACGGCCTCAACATCCCCGAGGACCACCCCGCGCGCGGCAGCGCGGACACCTTCTACTTCCGCCAGGGCGGGGGGCTCCTCCTCCGGACCCACACCAGCCCCGTCCAGGTGCGGGTGCTGAAGCGCATCGGAGCCAAGGGCCCCGACGGCCTCTCCGAGCTCGAGCGCTCCGGGGGCATCCGGTTCCTGGCCCCGGGCCGCGTCTACCGCAAGGACGAGATCGACCCCACCCACAGCCCCATGTTCCACCAGGTGGAAGGGATGCTCGTGGGCAAGGGCATCGGCATGCACCACCTGAAGGGCACCCTGAGCTACGCCATGAAGGCGCTCTTCGGGCCCGGCGCCGACGTGCGCTTCCGGCCCAGCTACTTCCCCTTCGTGGAGCCCGGCGCCGAGATGGACGTGCGGTGCCCCCTCTGCGGCGGCTCCGGCTGCCGCGTCTGCAAGGGCTCGGGCTGGGTCGAGCTCCTGGGCGCGGGCCTCATCCATCCCAACGTGCTGGCCTACGCCGGCATCGATCCCGCGGTGTGGAGCGGGTTCGCCTTCGGCATGGGGGTGGAGCGCACCGCCATGATGGTGAGCCAGACCCCGGACCTGCGGCTCTTCTTCGAGAACGACCAGAGATTCCTCAATTCCATGGGAGGGCTGGACTGA
- the rplT gene encoding 50S ribosomal protein L20 — MTRVKRGFKRVQRRKRMMKFAKGFYGAKSRLYRSAKEAVEKALLYSYRDRKVRKRDFRRLWIVRIGAACQMNGISYSRFMGGLKKSSIDLDRKILADLAVRNPEAFTKLVAVAKG, encoded by the coding sequence ATGACCCGAGTCAAACGCGGTTTCAAGCGTGTCCAGCGCCGCAAGCGCATGATGAAGTTCGCCAAGGGCTTCTACGGCGCCAAGTCCCGCCTCTACCGGAGCGCGAAGGAAGCCGTCGAGAAGGCCCTGCTCTACAGCTACCGCGACCGCAAGGTGCGGAAGCGCGATTTCCGCCGGCTCTGGATCGTGCGCATCGGCGCCGCCTGCCAGATGAACGGGATCTCCTACTCCCGCTTCATGGGCGGCCTGAAGAAGTCCAGCATCGACCTGGACCGCAAGATCCTGGCCGACCTCGCCGTCCGCAACCCGGAGGCCTTTACCAAGCTCGTGGCCGTGGCCAAGGGCTGA
- the rpmI gene encoding 50S ribosomal protein L35, translating to MPKLKTHKGAQKRFKKTGSGLFKRGCSHQRHILTKKASKRKRQLDMGGMVDKADLGRVKDMLPYA from the coding sequence ATGCCTAAACTCAAGACCCACAAGGGCGCCCAGAAGCGCTTCAAGAAGACCGGCAGCGGTCTCTTCAAGCGCGGCTGCTCCCACCAGCGCCACATCCTGACCAAGAAGGCCAGCAAGCGTAAGCGCCAGCTGGACATGGGCGGCATGGTTGACAAGGCCGATCTCGGCCGCGTCAAGGACATGCTCCCCTACGCCTAA
- the thrS gene encoding threonine--tRNA ligase yields MPVSVRLPDDSIRQLPDGATGADLAGTISPRLLDAAIAARVDGKLKDLKAPLPEGAQVAIVTPKDPDALEVIRHSTAHLLAQAVKRLFPHAKVGIGPVIEDGFYYDFQVDPFFTPEDLGRIEDEMRKIAAEAVPVRREELARSAAIARFEAMGEGLKVELVSDIPEGETITGYSQGDFYDLCRGPHVPDTGKIKAFKLFNTAAAYWKGSEKNAQLCRIYGTAFHTQKELDEHLKMLEEARARDHRKLGKELGLFSFHQEAPASPFFHPKGTVVYNELVNFMRSLYLKQGYAEVITPQAIDVHLWKTSGHYDHYRENMYFTTVDEREYALKPMNCPSHCLIYGNGRHSYRDLPIRYADFGRLHRYERSGVTHGLTRVRTFCQDDAHIYCAPEQMKEEMASFLAFIKNVYDTFGFHELRVGLSTRPAERLGADEIWDHAEEALASALREAGMPFHINEGDGAFYGPKIDFQVLDALKRPWQLGTLQVDYSMPTRFGLIYVKQDGTEGVPVMLHRAILGSLERFMGILIEHCAGAFPTWLAPVQVAVLPITDRAHDYARVIRERCLDLGIRVELDLRNEKVNAKIREAQLQKIPYMLVLGDREAAAGTVSVRHRSLGDQGARPLDAFLEDLVREIRTRAR; encoded by the coding sequence ATGCCTGTTTCCGTGCGCCTTCCCGACGATTCCATCCGCCAGCTGCCGGATGGGGCGACTGGTGCGGACCTGGCCGGAACCATCAGCCCCCGCCTCCTGGACGCGGCCATCGCCGCCCGGGTGGATGGCAAACTCAAGGATCTCAAGGCCCCCCTGCCCGAGGGCGCCCAGGTGGCCATCGTGACCCCCAAGGACCCGGACGCCCTGGAGGTGATCCGCCACTCCACCGCCCATCTGCTCGCCCAGGCGGTGAAGCGGCTCTTCCCCCACGCCAAGGTGGGCATCGGTCCCGTGATCGAGGACGGCTTCTACTACGACTTCCAGGTGGACCCCTTCTTCACGCCCGAGGACCTGGGCCGCATCGAGGACGAGATGCGGAAGATCGCCGCCGAGGCCGTCCCGGTGCGCCGGGAGGAGCTGGCGCGGAGCGCCGCCATCGCGCGCTTCGAGGCCATGGGCGAGGGCCTGAAGGTGGAGCTCGTCTCCGACATCCCCGAGGGCGAAACGATCACGGGCTACAGCCAGGGCGACTTCTACGACCTCTGCCGCGGCCCCCACGTGCCCGACACCGGGAAGATCAAGGCCTTCAAGCTCTTCAACACCGCCGCCGCCTACTGGAAGGGCAGCGAGAAGAATGCCCAGCTCTGCCGCATCTACGGCACGGCCTTCCACACCCAGAAGGAGCTCGACGAGCACCTGAAGATGCTGGAGGAGGCCCGGGCCCGCGACCATCGCAAGCTCGGGAAGGAACTGGGGCTCTTCAGCTTCCACCAGGAGGCCCCCGCCTCGCCCTTCTTCCACCCCAAGGGCACGGTGGTCTACAACGAGCTGGTCAACTTCATGCGCAGCCTCTACCTGAAGCAGGGCTACGCGGAGGTGATCACCCCCCAGGCCATCGACGTGCACCTGTGGAAGACCAGCGGCCACTACGACCACTACCGCGAGAACATGTACTTCACGACCGTGGACGAGCGGGAGTACGCCCTCAAGCCCATGAACTGCCCCAGCCACTGCCTGATCTACGGCAACGGGCGGCATTCGTACCGGGACCTGCCCATCCGCTACGCCGACTTCGGGCGCCTGCACCGGTACGAGCGCTCAGGGGTGACCCATGGCCTGACCCGGGTCCGGACCTTCTGCCAGGACGACGCCCACATCTACTGCGCGCCGGAGCAGATGAAGGAGGAGATGGCCTCCTTCCTGGCCTTCATCAAGAACGTCTACGACACCTTCGGCTTCCACGAGCTGCGGGTGGGCCTGTCGACCCGGCCCGCGGAGCGCCTGGGCGCGGACGAGATCTGGGACCACGCGGAGGAGGCCCTGGCCTCGGCCCTGCGCGAGGCCGGCATGCCCTTCCACATCAACGAGGGGGACGGCGCCTTCTACGGCCCCAAGATCGACTTCCAGGTGCTGGACGCCCTCAAGCGCCCCTGGCAGCTGGGCACCCTGCAGGTGGACTACTCCATGCCCACCCGGTTCGGCCTCATCTACGTGAAGCAGGACGGCACCGAAGGGGTGCCCGTCATGCTGCACCGGGCCATCCTGGGCAGCCTTGAGCGCTTCATGGGCATCCTCATCGAGCACTGCGCGGGCGCCTTCCCCACCTGGCTGGCCCCCGTCCAGGTGGCGGTCCTGCCCATCACCGACCGGGCGCACGACTACGCGCGCGTCATCCGCGAGCGGTGCCTGGACCTCGGGATCCGGGTGGAGCTGGACCTGCGCAACGAGAAGGTCAACGCCAAGATCCGGGAGGCCCAGCTCCAGAAGATCCCCTACATGCTGGTCCTCGGCGACCGCGAGGCGGCCGCGGGCACCGTGTCCGTGCGGCACCGCAGCCTCGGGGACCAGGGTGCCCGTCCGCTTGATGCCTTCCTCGAGGATCTGGTCCGGGAGATCCGGACGAGGGCGCGCTGA
- a CDS encoding NHL repeat-containing protein gives MLNASDLFPRQAPVNGPSRLFAWFQVLLVLLLPFLLASCRSVDRSGLQGPEPPPLIQAFAPGTPLITAGDTTSLLATFTGEGFVQGLGPIGSGLPLAVSPAVTTTYVLTVLAPDGRSETRQTTLQVVPPPVSPVILGGSETLVEQAPATFHVDPAAGLTYRWTLQGSGTLVAGADTPEVALRAGAPGTLVLGCAALNAAGRQTPWVFRAVTVIPLPTSLTLTAPATAFAGETGLGAWVPSQPGSTYAWEITGGQITAGAGTPALTFTAGDPGSLLLRCTLTDAFGQQTTASRTVQVLPAPLITAPAFVTAGLGASAQAAAATPGTPLAWTLINATLDSGNGSPTIAFTPVAPGSVVLMCTDGTVTYVRELTAVAPPSITSFQAVNDLVGTQAPAILQAAFADGSATVDPGGLAIRAGEALTTAPLQTGTTFTLTVTNAAGAQATRTCRVEAAAIERVAGFPNGAGTRNGSGQRAFFLRPGGLAVDAVGNLYVADPDAHAIRMIDLTRAVTTLAGDPLVPGSLDGPVAEARFVSPVALAWSRYHDALFVADPGGHVIRRIQEGTVRTWAGLAGSPGDTDGPFMQARLRNPTALVATDDGGLYFIDSTESGARIRWVSPTQEVTTYAGSGSGTSSDALNRLDAGFGSLGGMARDGAGNLYVTDTSTHTIRVIQTEGPVRTLAGGAGEAGWVDAGTGTEVRFNTPMGITFNPLDGTLTVADRGNNRVRKVDPGSGATTTLFGSGTAGYVNGPGVTAQVDGVQDLAYLPDRRLVFTDVNNNSLRSFFPNSGVQLFAGHGRPQAGWQDGDAGTATFSGPSGLAREGDGTLYVADTASNLIRRIGPDGQVQTLAGQANTAGTLDGPALGGALFGQPKGLLLGPGRLLISDPLNGTLRTLPLDVQNPQVGTLAGEATDKGTVDGPVALARFRAPEGFAQDAAGVVYIADAEAHVIRRLGTDGTVTTLAGAPDTPGYVDAPGLDARFKQPCGLALQGNTLYVTERGNRTLRAVDLTTTAVRTVAGNPIPPGAQDGVGARAVFVKPAGVAVTLRGDILVADEGASAIRKVTPEGIVTTPFGRLAQMGLEEGPVPGFLGQPRDLVLDPQTGDIFFSDGSAVMRIHFH, from the coding sequence ATGCTCAACGCGTCCGACCTCTTTCCCCGCCAGGCCCCCGTCAATGGGCCCAGTCGGTTGTTCGCATGGTTCCAGGTACTCCTCGTCCTCCTGCTCCCCTTCCTCCTGGCTTCCTGCCGCAGCGTGGACCGGTCGGGCCTCCAGGGGCCCGAACCCCCGCCCCTCATCCAGGCCTTCGCCCCGGGCACGCCGCTCATCACCGCGGGGGACACCACGTCCCTCCTCGCGACCTTCACGGGGGAAGGCTTCGTCCAGGGGCTGGGCCCCATCGGCTCGGGCCTGCCCCTGGCCGTCAGCCCCGCGGTCACCACCACCTATGTCCTCACGGTCCTCGCACCGGATGGACGCAGCGAAACACGCCAGACCACCCTCCAGGTGGTCCCGCCCCCCGTGTCCCCCGTGATCCTGGGGGGCTCCGAGACCCTGGTCGAACAGGCCCCCGCGACCTTCCACGTGGACCCCGCGGCCGGCCTCACCTACCGCTGGACGCTCCAGGGGAGCGGCACCCTGGTCGCCGGAGCCGACACCCCGGAGGTGGCCCTGCGGGCCGGGGCTCCGGGCACCCTGGTCCTGGGCTGCGCCGCCCTCAATGCCGCGGGCCGCCAGACGCCCTGGGTCTTCCGCGCCGTGACGGTGATCCCCCTGCCCACGTCCCTCACCCTCACCGCCCCAGCCACCGCCTTCGCGGGGGAGACCGGGCTGGGGGCCTGGGTGCCCAGCCAGCCCGGAAGCACGTACGCGTGGGAGATCACCGGCGGCCAGATCACCGCCGGGGCGGGGACGCCGGCCCTCACCTTCACGGCCGGCGATCCGGGGAGCCTGCTGCTCCGCTGCACCCTGACCGACGCCTTCGGCCAGCAGACCACCGCCTCCCGCACCGTCCAGGTCCTGCCGGCCCCCCTGATCACGGCCCCCGCCTTCGTGACCGCGGGGCTGGGCGCCTCCGCCCAGGCCGCCGCCGCCACCCCGGGGACGCCCCTCGCCTGGACCCTCATCAACGCGACCCTCGACAGCGGGAACGGTTCCCCCACCATCGCCTTCACCCCCGTGGCCCCGGGGTCCGTCGTGCTCATGTGCACCGACGGCACGGTCACCTATGTCCGCGAACTCACCGCCGTGGCGCCCCCGTCCATCACCAGCTTCCAGGCGGTGAACGACCTGGTGGGCACCCAGGCTCCCGCGATCCTCCAGGCGGCCTTCGCGGACGGGTCCGCCACCGTGGACCCCGGCGGACTCGCCATCCGCGCGGGCGAGGCCCTGACCACCGCCCCCCTGCAGACCGGCACCACCTTCACCCTCACCGTGACCAACGCCGCCGGGGCCCAGGCCACCCGGACCTGCCGGGTCGAGGCCGCCGCCATTGAACGGGTGGCCGGGTTCCCCAACGGGGCAGGCACCCGGAACGGGTCCGGCCAAAGGGCCTTCTTCCTCCGGCCGGGAGGCCTCGCCGTGGACGCCGTGGGCAACCTCTACGTGGCGGATCCGGACGCCCACGCCATCCGCATGATCGACCTCACCCGGGCCGTGACGACCCTGGCCGGCGACCCCCTGGTCCCGGGCAGCCTGGATGGGCCCGTCGCCGAGGCGAGGTTCGTCAGCCCCGTGGCCCTCGCCTGGTCCCGCTACCATGACGCCCTGTTCGTGGCGGACCCAGGCGGACACGTGATCCGGCGGATCCAGGAGGGGACCGTGAGGACGTGGGCGGGCCTCGCGGGCAGCCCGGGCGACACGGACGGGCCCTTCATGCAGGCTCGGCTGCGGAACCCCACGGCCCTGGTGGCCACGGACGATGGAGGCCTGTACTTCATCGACAGCACGGAGAGCGGCGCCCGGATCCGCTGGGTCAGCCCCACCCAGGAAGTGACCACGTATGCGGGCTCCGGAAGCGGAACCAGCTCGGACGCCCTCAACCGCCTCGACGCGGGCTTCGGGTCCCTCGGGGGCATGGCCCGGGATGGCGCCGGAAACCTCTATGTGACCGACACCTCCACCCACACCATCCGCGTGATCCAAACCGAGGGTCCTGTTCGGACCCTCGCCGGCGGGGCCGGCGAGGCCGGCTGGGTGGACGCGGGGACTGGGACCGAGGTCCGCTTCAACACGCCCATGGGCATCACCTTCAACCCCTTGGATGGGACCCTGACCGTGGCCGACAGGGGGAACAACCGCGTCCGCAAGGTGGACCCCGGATCGGGAGCCACCACGACCCTGTTCGGCTCCGGCACCGCGGGCTATGTCAATGGACCCGGCGTCACGGCCCAGGTGGACGGCGTCCAGGACCTGGCCTACCTCCCGGACCGCCGTCTGGTCTTCACCGATGTGAACAACAACAGCCTTCGCTCCTTCTTCCCCAACTCGGGCGTGCAGCTGTTCGCCGGACATGGCCGGCCCCAGGCTGGGTGGCAGGACGGGGATGCGGGCACGGCGACCTTCTCCGGTCCGTCCGGACTCGCCCGGGAGGGCGACGGCACCCTCTATGTGGCGGACACCGCTTCCAACCTGATCCGGCGCATCGGACCGGACGGGCAGGTCCAGACCCTCGCGGGCCAGGCGAACACGGCCGGCACCCTGGACGGCCCAGCCCTGGGCGGGGCCCTGTTCGGCCAGCCGAAAGGGCTGCTCCTCGGCCCGGGTCGCCTTCTGATCAGCGACCCCCTGAATGGCACCCTCCGCACCCTGCCCCTGGACGTCCAGAATCCCCAGGTCGGCACCCTGGCGGGGGAGGCCACGGACAAGGGGACCGTCGATGGCCCCGTGGCGTTGGCCCGGTTCAGGGCCCCCGAAGGCTTCGCGCAGGACGCCGCCGGCGTCGTCTACATCGCGGACGCCGAGGCCCATGTGATCCGGAGGCTGGGGACCGACGGCACGGTGACGACCCTGGCCGGCGCCCCGGACACGCCCGGCTATGTGGATGCCCCCGGCCTGGATGCCCGGTTCAAGCAACCCTGCGGCCTGGCCCTCCAGGGGAACACCCTCTATGTGACCGAGCGGGGAAACCGCACCCTCCGCGCCGTGGATCT